The region NNNNNNNNNNNNNNNNNNNNNNNNNNNNNNNNNNNNNNNNNNNNNNNNNNNNNNNNNNNNNNNNNNNNNNNNNNNNNNNNNNNNNNNNNNNNNNNNNNNNNNNNNNNNNNNNNNNNNNNNNNNNNNNNNNNNNNNNNNNNNNNNNNNNNNNNNNNNNNNNNNNNNNNNNNNNNNNNNNNNNNNNNNNNNNNNNNNNNNNNNNNNNNNNNNNNNNNNNNNNNNNNNNNNNNNNNNNNNNNNNNNNNNNNNNNNNNNNNNNNNNNNNNNNNNNNNNNNNNNNNNNNNNNNNNNNNNNNNNNNNNNNNNNNNNNNNNNNNNNNNNNNNNNNNNNNNNNNNNNNNNNNNNNNNNNNNNNNNNNNNNNNNNNNNNNNNNNNNNNNNNNNNNNNNNNNNNNNNNNNNNNNNNNNNNNNNNNNNNNNNNNNNNNNNNNNNNNNNNNNNNNNNNNNNNNNNNNNNNNNNNNNNNNNNNNNNNNNNNNNNNNNNNNNNNNNNNNNNNNNNNNNNNNNNNNNNNNNNNNNNNNNNNNNNNNNNNNNNNNNNNNNNNNNNNNNNNNNNNNNNNNNNNNNNNNNNNNNNNNNNNNNNNNNNNNNNNNNNNNNNNNNNNNNNNNNNNNNNNNNNNNNNNNNNNNNNNNNNNNNNNNNNNNNNNNNNNNNNNNNNNNNNNNNNNNNNNNNNNNNNNNNNNNNNNNNNNNNNNNNNNNNNNNNNNNNNNNNNNNNNNNNNNNNNNNNNNNNNNNNNNNNNNNNNNNNNNNNNNNNNNNNNNNNNNNNNNNNNNNNNNNNNNNNNNNNNNNNNNNNNNNNNNNNNNNNNNNNNNNNNNNNNNNNNNNNNNNNNNNNNNNNNNNNNNNNNNNNNNNNNNNNNNNNNNNNNNNNNNNNNNNNNNNNNNNNNNNNNNNNNNNNNNNNNNNNNNNNNNNNNNNNNNNNNNNNNNNNNNNNNNNNNNNNNNNNNNNNNNNNNNNNNNNNNNNNNNNNNNNNNNNNNNNNNNNNNNNNNNNNNNNNNNNNNNNNNNNNNNNNNNNNNNNNNNNNNNNNNNNNNNNNNNNNNNNNNNNNNNNNNNNNNNNNNNNNNNNNNNNNNNNNNNNNNNNNNNNNNNNNNNNNNNNNNNNNNNNNNNNNNNNNNNNNNNNNNNNNNNNNNNNNNNNNNNNNNNNNNNNNNNNNNNNNNNNNNNNNNNNNNNNNNNNNNNNNNNNNNNNNNNNNNNNNNNNNNNNNNNNNNNNNNNNNNNNNNNNNNNNNNNNNNNNNNNNNNNNNNNNNNNNNNNNNNNNNNNNNNNNNNNNNNNNNNNNNNNNNNNNNNNNNNNNNNNNNNNNNNNNNNNNNNNNNNNNNNNNNNNNNNNNNNNNNNNNNNNNNNNNNNNNNNNNNNNNNNNNNNNNNNNNNNNNNNNNNNNNNNNNNNNNNNNNNNNNNNNNNNNNNNNNNNNNNNNNNNNNNNNNNNNNNNNNNNNNNNNNNNNNNNNNNNNNNNNNNNNNNNNNNNNNNNNNNNNNNNNNNNNNNNNNNNNNNNNNNNNNNNNNNNNNNNNNNNNNNNNNNNNNNNNNNNNNNNNNNNNNNNNNNNNNNNNNNNNNNNNNNNNNNNNNNNNNNNNNNNNNNNNNNNNNNNNNNNNNNNNNNNNNNNNNNNNNNNNNNNNNNNNNNNNNNNNNNNNNNNNNNNNNNNNNNNNNNNNNNNNNNNNNNNNNNNNNNNNNNNNNNNNNNNNNNNNNNNNNNNNNNNNNNNNNNNNNNNNNNNNNNNNNNNNNNNNNNNNNNNNNNNNNNNNNNNNNNNNNNNNNNNNNNNNNNNNNNNNNNNNNNNNNNNNNNNNNNNNNNNNNNNNNNNNNNNNNNNNNNNNNNNNNNNNNNNNNNNNNNNNNNNNNNNNNNNNNNNNNNNNNNNNNNNNNNNNNNNNNNNNNNNNNNNNNNNNNNNNNNNNNNNNNNNNNNNNNNNNNNNNNNNNNNNNNNNNNNNNNNNNNNNNNNNNNNNNNNNNNNNNNNNNNNNNNNNNNNNNNNNNNNNNNNNNNNNNNNNNNNNNNNNNNNNNNNNNNNNNNNNNNNNNNNNNNNNNNNNNNNNNNNNNNNNNNNNNNNNNctatctcttacaaagacacaagatcggaatccacctcccaagcatcaatgtttccaagcaaacaacaacaaaagagaatccaccctattgttgtatcctagtttcggttttgcctccaaagagaagagaggacttgtgttttccAATAAAttaagacttacaacatcatcaataaactaagtctaaaaccctacaatgttccttttatagctattacaaaatataagttaaaatgaccaaaaggcccttcaaagagtgggcagtgtaatttatgggctgatttgggtgcattttgggcctcttttacacttcaactGCACATGCCAAGGCTCGAGTCCAACACgtactctcctaagtccatatccgtgattattccgTATCAGGCATGCCTTTGTATTATTATCTACATAGGTAACAAATGTGGCTACGGTGGAAGACACGCTGTGCGATTTGGCAAATTACCACGATTGTATTATCGCATGGCAAAAACTTATCACCAGCTACAAAATTTTACTATAACAATAAATTTATAGCTATTTAGGTAACTATTTCCACGATTTTTAGTAATTGTAGCAGACATGAGAGATTAGCCTTGGCAATTTGATTTTCGTGGCTAAGAAAGTTCACGAATTTGTAAATACCTATGAAATTTGAATATTTGTCGTTGTTACTGAATAATAGTTACGATTTTAAAGTTCATAGCTTAGATTTCGTAGCTATAGATACATTCTGTTGTGTGGGAGTCCTTTTGTAGACAGGAATCATTAATTCCCTGACAGTTTGTTGTGACTCAGACTGGGCTTCCTATCCTAATACGAGAAGGTCAATCACCGCATAGTGTCATGGAAGTCAAAGAAGCAGCATATTTGTATAGTCAAGAATAGTGAAAACCAAAATTTTAACGTTAGAGACGAAAATTGTAGAGGAAGCTTCAGTTAGGGAGGccggtgaagaagaagaaactgATTGAGTAAATGTATTGGAAGTCATGATTCAATAGCAAAGAAAatctagctctgataccatgaaacAATATATTCCTTGATAAATAtttggtttagaaatataaataaGAAGATAAGTGTTGTGAATGGATGCCATGTCAATAGGCATTTGGTTTCCTTTTTAGGCTGTGAATGAATGCCATGTCAGTAGGCATTTGATTTCCTTTTTAAGTGGGCAATTGCCTTACTATTTCTCCATTTCTTGAATATTAAATTAGATAAAGTTCTTAATTTGGGCTAtaaagggaaaagacatcgtttccaccccaaactatacaagaaaagtcgaagccacacctaaactatactagtgtcCTATTACACacataaactataaaaaaaagtgatattttttacaCCCTAGATTTGACGtggaaaaaacataattaattaaattaaaaaagacgCGTCTAcattaaaaattaatgcaaaaaaaaataaaaaaaatactcactCTACCCAACCCCCAACATCCATCTCCCCTCCTCCACCCCcaaaccatcatcttcttcatcacccccaccccaaaaCCATCATCTTCTTTGTCACCCCTCACCCCCAAACTCCAAGCCCACCCAACCAacatattttcttcatcaccccaCCCACAAACTCCAAACCCACcgaatcaatgtcaatttcacTAATTTTGAAATCTCGAAACAAAATTCGAATCACTAATTTTGAACTAAGCTTAAACGAGCTTGCCGAAATTCAAATTGAATTTGTTGCTTTCACTTCGCCGGTGTTTCGGTGAACTCAAACGGTGACGAATATCCCCATATCCACTAATCCCAAAGATGAAGCACCAAATTATCCCCACATAATCACCATTGAATCTTCCCTTTCCAACCCCAATAAGGGTGCtggtaccaccaccaccactacctctTCTTTCTCATCGTTCCCAACAAACACATCACCACAAAACTCAGAAATCCAATTCCAAATATCcaatcaaaaattacaaaactcaGATAGGTTTTCTCTAATTACTCAACAAATTGATCACAATTTCAAGCAAAACTAACAAAATTCAGATGAATTTTTCTTAATTACCCAACAATTTGATTACAATttcattcaaaaattataaatctagatgaattttctttaatttggtgATCCGAAggtaaaattgaaaagaaaataataaaaattggttGATGAAAGAGGGCTTGACTTTGAAAACTTTCAGTTCCAAGTTGCAACACCCGATCGATCCCGAAGTTGTACACAAACTCTACTCTCCACCGCATACTAAAAAAGGTAACAAATAGAGAAGAAAGATGGGAGAGAAGACTAGTATAGTACTAGtccaaagaagagaagaaagaggaaAACAAATATAAGGGGGCATCGGTGAATAAAAATGGCAgtgaatgatgaagaagaagaaagaataatggcagatgacaaataaaaataataaggggatttttgatattttttgttatttttttcatattatgctGACATGGCACTGACGTGGCAACGTGTGTAAAACACCGCACTATatgcaagtggtataatgcttTACAAGGTGTAGAAAGCTCCactttttatagtttaggtgtgtaataggtcactaatatagtttaggtgtggcttcgacttttcttgtatagtttggggtggaaacgatgccttttctcGGCTATAAATAGCCCATAGCTTGTGAAGGAAAATTGTAGAGAACGACAACTTGTACTCTTTATTTTACACACTGCTTATTTCTATTATACCTTGTTATCTTCGTACATAATTTCATATCACGTCATCAGCACGACTCTACTCTTTTTCAAGTTTTCCATCCTTCGGGTATAATCAACTTACTTGtcttattgagtttgttatttttcttttatcaaagttttgattttaaCGTTAAAgttacacataaaaaaaaaatgttattattgttgtctaacttcattatttttatgatagtttCCATCATGTCAAACTTATCGAAACTTGAGTTTGTGGCACTTGAcatctctaaaaaaaattacttgtcaTGGGTTCTCGACGCTGAGATTCACCTAGCTGCTAAGGGTCTTAGTGCTACTATTACTCTGGATAATGCAACGTCGAGTCAGTACAAGGCCAAGACTATGATTTTCCTTCGTCATCATCTGGATGAAGGACTGAAGGTTGAATACCTTACTGTGAAAGATCCACTtgaattgtggactgatttgaaGGGAAGGTATGACCCCTAAAGGTCACGGTACTGCCTAGAGCTCGTTATGAGTGGTTTCAAGACTTTAAAACCGTTGTTGaatataattttgttgtattcaaGATTGTTTTCCAATTGAAATTATATGGGAAAACTATAAATGATGAGGACATGATGAAAAAAACACCAACTACTTTTCATGCCTCAAATGTGAAAAAGGGCTTTCAAAAGTATTCTGAATTGATCTCATGCCTTCTAGTGGCTGTGCAACATAATGCccttttgatgaaaaatcatgaagcaCGGCCCACTGAAGCTGTTCCACTACCGGAAGCAAATGGGGTACAAGCACATGGCCAGCCTGAAAGATGGCCAGATCGGGGTCATAATAATATGCGTGGACGTGGCAATGGCAGGGGACAATATAATAATCGTCGTAGTGGTGGTAACCAAAAAGGGGAGAACCAAATGGGTCCCCAAAACAATCCCTGAAGAGGTAATTGTCATCGTTGTGGTATGAAAGGCCACTGGAAGAATGAATGTCGGGCGCCTAAGCATTTTGCTAGGCTTTATCAAGAATCttgcaaaaaaaatagaaatgaagGTGGGACCTCTTCTAATGCCTGGATTGAGTCACATTTGACTTTCAAAAATGATAATGAGGCAGGACCTTCACAAAAATATGATGACAATGTTGAGGCAAACTTGGTTTTGAAAGATGATAATTTTGATGGCCTTGATGATACAACTCATTTGGAAGTTGAAGACTTCTTTGGAGACCAAAACTAAATCTTgatcaagttattagataaataatgttattttattatgatgttttcAGCATTTTTTTCCATTATGTTGTTTTtacatttcaagataaaataataagtatttaAGTTTTATTGTAAGATTGTGAGATTTCACTTTTCTTATCatgtaattttattttgtgaagataataaaattttctcaatCTTCAACTAGATCCAAGATGAGCAATGGAGATGTGTGTCTTCTTGATAGTGCTACAACTCACACTAtatcaagagaaaagaaatagTTCTCTAATTTGATTATGAAAATGGCCCATGTTAATACAATATCCGATAGTACAACATTAATTGAAGGTTCTGAAAGAGCGACCTTATTACTACCCGGGGgaataatattgaccattgataatgcattatattgtagtaagtctcaaagAAACTTGTTAAGTTTCAAGGTTATTCGCCGAAATGGCTATCACATTGAGACTGCAAATGAAGGAAAGATTGAATatctttatattactacaataaAAGGTGGAGAAAAGTTTGTGCATTAAAAACCACCTGCACTTTCTTCTCGATTGTATCATATAAGTATTTGTATGGTTGAATCACATACtatagtaaataaaaaaattacagattgtaataattttatcatttggAATGATCGGTTGGGCCATCCCGATTATAATATAATGTGCAGAATTATTGAAAATTCACATGGACATACtttgaataatcaaaatattcaTCAATCAAAGGAATACTCAtgtgttgcttgttctcaagGAAAGTTGATTATTAAACCATCAGTAGCTAAGGTTGGGATTGAATCCTCTGCATTTCTGGAACGTATACAGGGTGATATATGTGGACCAATTCACCCTTCGTGTGGACCTGATAGATGCATCTACAAGATGGTCACATGTGTGCTTATTATCAACGCGCAATATGGCTTTTGCGAGATTGTTGGCTCAAATAATAAGGTTAAGAGCACAATTTTCATATTATGCAATAAAAACTATTTGTCTTGATAATGCTGGTGAGTTTACATCTCAGTCCTTTAATGATTATTGTATGTCAACTGGAATAAAAGTTGAACATCTGGTTgctcatgttcacactcaaaattgTCTAGCAGAATCATTGATCAAACCTCTTCAATTGATAGCTAGACCGATGTTAATGAGGACAAAACTTCCTGTTTCAATGTGGGGACATGCTATTTTGCATGCAGCAACACTTGTGCGCATAAGGCCAATCAGTTATCATAAATTCTCCCCATTACAGTTGGTTTTTGGTCAAGAACCAAATATTTCCCATCTTAGAATTTTTGGATGTGCGGTATATGTTTCAATTGTTCCACCATAACGCGCAAAAATGGGACCCCGAAGGTTGGGAATATATGTTGGGTATGAATCACttttcattataaaatatttgaaacctaTGACAGGAGATTTGTTTACGACAAGATTTGCCGATTGTCATTTTGATGAATCAGTATACCTAACATTAGGGGGAGAACATAAGTAGTTGAAACATGAGATAGATTGGAATGCATTATCACTATCTCATTTGGATCCTCGAACAAATCAATGTGAGCAAGAGGTTCAAAAGATGGTTTACTTGCAAAATATTGCAAATCAGCTACCAGATGCATTTACTAACCTTCCAAGGGTTACTAAATCTTATATTTTAGTTGCAAATGCTCCAGTTCGAGTTGATGTCCTGATAGGACAAGTGGTCAATGCAAATGAGTCTAAACCACGTTTCAAACGTGGTAGACCGATTGGTTCCAAGGATAAAACTCCtcgaaaaagaaaagaataaatgaTCAAAATGATCATGATATAATGGTAGTCGCTCAAAAAGAGCCTCAAGATCTAACAAATGATAAGACCACTGACGAGGTCAAAATACCTGAAACTAATGTGAATAAAGAAATCTCAATAAGTTATGTCTCGACGAGAAATAGGTGGAATCAAAATAATATTGTGGTTGACAATATTTTTGCTTACAATGTTGCTACTAAATAATGCAACAAGATGAGGATTTGGAACCAAAATCTGTCAATGATATAGACAGagaaatgattggccaaaatggAAGGATGCAATTCAAGCGGAATTGACTTCACTTGaaaaacgtgaagtttttggaccaaTAGTCCGAACACCTGAAGGTGTCAAGCCAGTGGGgtacaaattattttttgtgcgaaagcaaaatgaaaaaggtgaagtcGTAAGATATAAAGCACGACTTGTGGCACAAGGTTTTTCGCAAAGACCTGGCATTGATTATGCGGAAATATATTCTCCTGTGGTGTATGGAATTACCTtcagatatataataaatctgGCAGTTCATGAAAAGTTTGATATGCGCCTACAGGATGTTGTCACGGCCTATTTGTATGGCTTATTCGACAgcgatatttttatgaaaattccaGAGGCCTTCAAAGTACCTAAAGCATATAAAAATTCGCAAGAAACTTGCTCAATAAAGTTTCAAAAATCCTTATATAGATTGAAACAATCAGGGCGGATGTGGTAAAATCGTCTTAGCGAATCTTTGCTAAAATGAGGGTTCAAAAATAATCCTATTTGCCCTTGTGTTTTTATAATAAGGTTTGGATATGAATTTGCTATAATaattgtttatgttgatgacctGAATATCATTGGCACTCCCCAAGAACTTTCAAAAGTTGTCGAGTGtttgaagaaagaatttgaaatgaaagatctagGAAAGACAAAATTTTATCTCGACCTAcagattgagcatttgacaaatgtATTTTTTGT is a window of Capsicum annuum cultivar UCD-10X-F1 unplaced genomic scaffold, UCD10Xv1.1 ctg64104, whole genome shotgun sequence DNA encoding:
- the LOC124893710 gene encoding uncharacterized protein LOC124893710, with amino-acid sequence MSNLSKLEFVALDISKKNYLSWVLDAEIHLAAKGLSATITLDNATSSQYKAKTMIFLRHHLDEGLKIVFQLKLYGKTINDEDMMKKTPTTFHASNVKKGFQKYSELISCLLVAVQHNALLMKNHEARPTEAVPLPEANGVQAHGQPERWPDRGHNNMRGRGNGRGQYNNRRSGGNQKGENQMGPQNNP